The Halonatronomonas betaini nucleotide sequence CTATCGGGTCAATAATCCCTGTAACAAATGTCGGAATTAAACCACCAATATTTTCAGCTATATCATTAGTAGAACTAATTCCTACTATTAATGAGCCAATAAACATAGCTGCTCCTAAACTCTTTTTCATAGATAATAAAATTACTACAGTAAAAAACGAAATAATTACTCCTATTAATGGCAACATTAATTACATCCTCCTGAATCATAAATAGATAGCCGGCAAAAACATTGCCGGCTACCCTGATCTAAATTATTAAAATTTAATTTTCACCTTTGTTATATGGTTCACCAATTGCTTTTGGTGGAATAGCCCTACCAATAAATCCTGCCAGTACCACAAGTGTCAGAACATATGGGATAGCACTAATTAGTTCAGATGGAATAAAGGCAAAATCAACCCGAACAGCAACTGCTTCAGCATAACCAAATAACATTGCTGCTCCAAAGGCACCTACAGGATGCCATTTACCAAAAATCATTGCTGCTAGAGCAATAAATCCTCTACCTGCTGACATCTCTCTTACAAATGCACTACCATCACCAATAGAAAGATGAGCACCAGCAAGTCCGGCTAAAACACCACTGATCATTACACAGATAAATCTCCAGCGGTTAACATTAATACCTAAAGTATCGGCAGCACTGGGATGTTCACCAATCGACCTTATTCTTAAACCCCAGTGGGTCTTGTACATAATAAACCAGACGATTGGGACCAAAATAACAGCAAGATAAGTCATCGGATTGTACCTGATCAGACCTAAGAATCTAAAAGCTGGCAACCTGGGCACTCTTGGCGAAGTACCAGCAACTCCAAAAAGAACCTGAAGCAAAAAGACAGTTATACCAGACGCAAAAATATTAATACCGGTACCTACAACTATCTGATCAGCTTTTAATGTAACACAAACAACTGCATGAATTAAAGCCATTAATGCTCCAGCAATCATAGCAAATAAAACTCCAACCCACGGATTTCTGGTAACAGCACTGCCATAAACAGCAGCAAATGCCCCCATTAACATCATGCCTTCAAGGGCTATATTTATTACACCTGACCTTTCAGAAAACAGTCCACCAAGGGCAGCAAAGATCAGAGGTGTTGCAAATCTAAAGCTTGCCAACAATAAAGGAATAGATATCATCTGCAATAAAGTATCCATTATTCAGCCTCCTCTTTAGCTTTTCTTTTAACAATATACTTTTTGAAAATCTGGAGGCTTGCTACAAAGAATATAACAAGAGCCTGTATTATCATTACAATTTCAGAAGGGACCCCGGCAAACTGCATTTCCAAACCACCCTGAGCTAAAGCCCCAAATAAAAGTCCTGCAAAAATTACACCAATTGGATGGGTCAATCCCAGTAAGGCAACAGCAATACCGGTAAATCCGTGGCCAGCATCCATACCAGCCATAAAACTCAGATGAGTACCTAGAGCTTCACCAACACCAGCTAAACCGGCAAGTGCACCACTAATAAACATAGCAAGAACCATCCCTTTACTTACACTAATACCTCCATATTCAGCACCATCTGGATTAAAACCAGTAGCCCGCATTTCATAACCAGCTGTAGTTTTAAATAAGAGATACCAGCATAAGATTGCACCTACAATAGCCAGCAAAAAGTTTATATGGAGTCTTATACCAGGTTGAGCAAAAATATCAATAAAAGGAATCCTGCCCCAGAAAGCATGATCTGGCATATCATTAAATCTAAGTAAAGCTGCTGTCTCCATGATTCTTGGAGTAGCCTGTCTTCCTGTCTCTCTAAAATAATTTATTCCATAATTAACTGTTAGAGAGATGGCAATGTAATTTAACATAATTGTTACAATAACTTCATGAACACCAAGTTTTGCTTTCATATATCCAGGTATTCCACCCCAGATACCTCCAGCTAACATACCTGCCAGAACAGCAAACGGTAAATGAATAAAACCTGGTAAATTAGTGAAATAAAAACCTATAACAGCTGCTGTAAAGCCTCCCATCAATAACTGACCTTCAGCACCAATATTAAAAAGTCCTGCTTTAAAAGGAATAGCTACAGCCAGTCCAGTTAAAATCAATGGAGTCGATCTCCATAGAGTATTTAAAATAGCTCTAAAATTACCAAAAGCTCCATCAAACAAAGCTGCATATGCTAAAATAGGAGATTGCTCAGTCAAAAGTATAAAAAATGAACCTACAATTAGAGCAATTACTATTGAAAAGAAAGATATACCTAAATTAGCAGCTATTGATTTCAGTTTATCCTGCATCTTTTCCACCTCCGGCCTTAGCTTCAGAACCGGTCATTAATCTACCTAATTCTATTTCATCTGTTTCACTGGCTTTTAATACATCCATTATCTCACCTTCATATATTACAGCAATTCTGTCACTTAATGATAATACCTCACTTAATTCAGCTGATACAAGCAGTACACCTGCACCATTGTCCCGTCTCTCAATAATCTGATTGTGAATAAACTCGATTGAACCTACATCGACACCTCTGGTTGGCTGTGATGCAATTAAAAACTCTGGATCTCTATTAAACTCTCTAGCAATAACAACCTTCTGCTGATTACCTCCAGACAAATTTTTAGCAAGAGCATCCGGTCCACTGGTTCTAACATCATACTCCTTAATTAATCCTTTAGTATACTCTTCAACTGAATCATAACTCATAATACCTTTTTTAGAAAAGGGTTCAAGATAATG carries:
- a CDS encoding ABC transporter permease — encoded protein: MDTLLQMISIPLLLASFRFATPLIFAALGGLFSERSGVINIALEGMMLMGAFAAVYGSAVTRNPWVGVLFAMIAGALMALIHAVVCVTLKADQIVVGTGINIFASGITVFLLQVLFGVAGTSPRVPRLPAFRFLGLIRYNPMTYLAVILVPIVWFIMYKTHWGLRIRSIGEHPSAADTLGINVNRWRFICVMISGVLAGLAGAHLSIGDGSAFVREMSAGRGFIALAAMIFGKWHPVGAFGAAMLFGYAEAVAVRVDFAFIPSELISAIPYVLTLVVLAGFIGRAIPPKAIGEPYNKGEN
- a CDS encoding ABC transporter permease; this translates as MQDKLKSIAANLGISFFSIVIALIVGSFFILLTEQSPILAYAALFDGAFGNFRAILNTLWRSTPLILTGLAVAIPFKAGLFNIGAEGQLLMGGFTAAVIGFYFTNLPGFIHLPFAVLAGMLAGGIWGGIPGYMKAKLGVHEVIVTIMLNYIAISLTVNYGINYFRETGRQATPRIMETAALLRFNDMPDHAFWGRIPFIDIFAQPGIRLHINFLLAIVGAILCWYLLFKTTAGYEMRATGFNPDGAEYGGISVSKGMVLAMFISGALAGLAGVGEALGTHLSFMAGMDAGHGFTGIAVALLGLTHPIGVIFAGLLFGALAQGGLEMQFAGVPSEIVMIIQALVIFFVASLQIFKKYIVKRKAKEEAE